Proteins from one Natrinema salinisoli genomic window:
- a CDS encoding polysaccharide deacetylase family protein — protein MVGTVTISIEIELGWGIHDRQQYDHLSDDGRVERRCLYRLLDACDDYGIPISFDIVGHLLLHSCEGTHSGPYPDGWFDEDPGTDMESDPLFYAPDIAAEIMRRRTDHEICTHTFSHAVCDTMPPDVQKQELEHAQRLHERVTGNQTESLVPPRHVCPSLDALNDHGIEIVRVQDDEPASNPVHRFRELLFGPPLVRSPEFSDGPVETYCTRHPNLTAPSLPSGRSPPHSAFRWVPIRMGQRLHERYLRTATELAVERDSHLHLWCHLFDLNREYQLPPIESFLETLGELEREGAIDVETMKGLNEQIRSETTSEPEPEEQIYA, from the coding sequence ATGGTAGGGACAGTAACCATCAGTATCGAAATCGAACTCGGATGGGGAATACACGACCGACAGCAGTACGACCATCTCAGCGACGACGGACGCGTAGAGCGACGATGCCTCTACCGACTTCTCGACGCGTGCGACGACTACGGGATACCGATATCGTTCGACATCGTCGGCCACCTGTTGCTCCACAGCTGCGAGGGAACCCATTCCGGTCCCTATCCCGATGGGTGGTTCGACGAAGACCCTGGGACAGATATGGAGAGCGATCCACTATTCTACGCACCCGATATCGCTGCGGAGATCATGCGACGTCGGACGGACCACGAAATCTGCACACACACGTTCTCTCATGCGGTGTGTGATACGATGCCGCCGGACGTTCAGAAACAAGAACTGGAGCACGCCCAACGTCTCCACGAAAGAGTCACGGGTAATCAAACCGAGTCACTCGTCCCACCGCGCCACGTTTGTCCGTCGCTTGACGCCCTGAACGACCATGGGATCGAGATCGTCCGAGTTCAGGACGACGAGCCAGCATCGAATCCGGTCCACCGGTTCCGGGAGCTACTGTTCGGGCCGCCGCTCGTTCGGTCGCCCGAGTTCAGCGATGGTCCCGTGGAAACATACTGTACACGACACCCGAACCTGACGGCACCCTCGTTACCGTCCGGGCGGTCTCCGCCCCACTCCGCGTTTCGCTGGGTGCCCATTCGCATGGGGCAGCGGCTGCACGAGCGCTACCTCCGGACCGCGACGGAACTCGCGGTCGAACGGGATTCCCATCTCCACCTCTGGTGTCACCTCTTCGACCTCAACCGCGAGTACCAGTTGCCGCCGATCGAATCGTTCCTTGAAACGCTCGGCGAACTCGAACGGGAGGGAGCGATTGACGTCGAGACGATGAAGGGACTGAACGAGCAGATCCGTTCGGAGACGACCTCCGAGCCGGAACCCGAAGAACAAATCTATGCCTGA